From a single Kitasatospora sp. NBC_00458 genomic region:
- a CDS encoding LCP family protein, which yields MSDRRGPQGPQGQQDDWPAGQYQQQYQQGYPQQEPPYEQFEQQGQQGQRYEQQPAQQYDQYDQYGQPVQQGYRQQDDWSTGQYQQQYQQGYPQQGGYGGGQFEQQGQQGQRYEQQPAQQYDQYGQPVQQGYQQQDGYGYQDQYQQVYDPYQQQAQQAYTTAQMPVVTEPEPAAPAPGAPAAAPAPAPVPPRPRTPRPPAEPAPAKPEPPSEQVGGGRAARGRTPKGDKDDYPTGEFTFVDEEAEESEDVIDWLKFAESRSEVRAERRRKLRTRLLGAGVALALVGAGVGGYLWFTRGDSRTAAVAAGPRQVNVVHLRDLQGKVSSALLVNDASGKKGTVLLLPDTLRLPGPGDPPVTTVGQAMDSVGASATRDGLATVLGAPVAGTWRLDTPYLELLVAQLGGVRVDTNAETHEGGKPDGKVLSAAGKNTLLNGKAAVAYATLQNQGEGRDAQLARFGQVMDAVVRTMPVEFKDAKDDVHRMNAVLDPSLPEDALAGVLLQLAQLARNGQFGTTALTVNPDGTLDEATAGKQVKEVLGGTLKAAASADAPVRVSVQDASGNDQAAAAAQVQVINAGLTFVPGGAKTAPQPASEIRYTDDARQAAAKSLATSLNLPETAVKKVTDAQNADLVVVLGKDYAPPKAP from the coding sequence ATGAGCGATCGCAGGGGACCGCAGGGACCACAGGGGCAGCAGGACGACTGGCCCGCCGGGCAGTACCAGCAGCAGTACCAGCAGGGCTACCCGCAGCAGGAACCGCCGTACGAGCAGTTCGAGCAGCAGGGGCAGCAGGGGCAGCGGTACGAGCAGCAGCCCGCGCAGCAGTACGACCAGTACGACCAGTACGGGCAGCCGGTGCAGCAGGGCTACCGGCAGCAGGACGACTGGTCCACCGGGCAGTACCAGCAGCAGTACCAGCAGGGCTACCCGCAGCAGGGCGGCTACGGCGGCGGGCAGTTCGAGCAGCAGGGGCAGCAGGGGCAGCGGTACGAGCAGCAGCCCGCGCAGCAGTACGACCAGTACGGGCAGCCGGTGCAGCAGGGGTACCAGCAGCAGGACGGCTACGGCTACCAGGACCAGTACCAGCAGGTCTACGACCCCTACCAGCAGCAGGCCCAGCAGGCCTACACGACCGCGCAGATGCCGGTGGTGACCGAGCCGGAGCCCGCCGCCCCCGCACCGGGGGCGCCTGCAGCCGCCCCTGCGCCCGCCCCCGTGCCGCCGCGCCCCCGGACGCCCCGGCCCCCTGCCGAACCGGCCCCGGCCAAGCCCGAGCCGCCGTCCGAGCAGGTCGGCGGAGGCCGCGCCGCCAGGGGCAGGACGCCCAAGGGGGACAAGGACGACTACCCGACGGGCGAGTTCACCTTCGTCGACGAGGAGGCGGAGGAGTCCGAGGACGTCATCGACTGGCTGAAGTTCGCCGAGTCCCGCAGCGAGGTGCGCGCCGAGCGCCGCCGCAAGCTGCGCACCCGGCTGCTCGGCGCCGGCGTGGCGCTGGCGCTCGTCGGCGCCGGCGTCGGCGGCTACCTGTGGTTCACCCGCGGCGACAGCCGGACCGCGGCCGTCGCCGCCGGACCGCGCCAGGTCAACGTCGTCCACCTGCGCGACCTCCAGGGCAAGGTGTCCAGCGCGCTGCTCGTCAACGACGCCTCGGGGAAGAAGGGCACCGTCCTGCTGCTCCCGGACACCCTGCGGCTGCCCGGTCCCGGCGACCCGCCGGTCACCACCGTCGGCCAGGCGATGGACAGCGTCGGCGCCTCCGCCACCCGCGACGGCCTGGCCACCGTGCTCGGCGCCCCCGTCGCCGGCACCTGGCGGCTGGACACCCCGTACCTGGAACTGCTCGTCGCCCAGCTCGGCGGCGTCCGGGTGGACACCAACGCGGAGACCCACGAGGGCGGCAAGCCGGACGGCAAGGTGCTCTCCGCCGCCGGGAAGAACACCCTGCTGAACGGGAAGGCGGCCGTCGCCTACGCCACCCTGCAGAACCAGGGCGAGGGCCGGGACGCCCAGCTGGCCCGGTTCGGCCAGGTGATGGACGCGGTGGTGCGCACCATGCCGGTCGAGTTCAAGGACGCCAAGGACGACGTCCACCGGATGAACGCGGTGCTCGACCCCTCGCTGCCCGAGGACGCGCTGGCCGGAGTGCTCCTCCAGCTCGCCCAGCTGGCCAGGAACGGGCAGTTCGGCACCACCGCGCTGACCGTGAACCCCGACGGCACGCTGGACGAGGCCACCGCCGGCAAGCAGGTCAAGGAGGTGCTGGGCGGCACTCTCAAGGCCGCGGCCTCCGCCGACGCGCCCGTCCGGGTCTCCGTCCAGGACGCCAGCGGCAACGACCAGGCGGCCGCCGCCGCGCAGGTCCAGGTGATCAACGCGGGCCTCACCTTCGTCCCGGGCGGAGCGAAGACCGCGCCGCAGCCGGCCAGTGAGATCCGCTACACCGACGACGCCCGGCAGGCCGCCGCGAAGTCGCTGGCGACCAGCCTCAACCTGCCCGAAACGGCGGTGAAGAAGGTCACCGACGCGCAGAACGCCGACCTGGTGGTCGTGCTCGGCAAGGACTACGCGCCGCCGAAGGCGCCGTAG
- the rsfS gene encoding ribosome silencing factor — MTATDHSQELINVAAQAAADKLAHNIVAFDVSEVLSITDAFLIASASNDRQVRSIAEEIEDQLREKLDIKPVRREGERDGRWILLDYLDIVVHVQHSEERSFYSLDRLWKDCPELPLPEDALASRNRPEAHTDAAGNAVAPAEQAPADDFGAEDYS; from the coding sequence GTGACCGCCACTGACCACAGCCAGGAACTCATCAACGTCGCCGCCCAGGCGGCGGCCGACAAGCTGGCCCACAACATCGTCGCGTTCGACGTCAGCGAGGTGCTGTCGATCACCGACGCCTTCCTGATCGCCTCCGCGAGCAACGACCGCCAGGTCCGTTCGATCGCCGAGGAGATCGAGGACCAGCTGCGCGAGAAGCTGGACATCAAGCCGGTCCGCCGCGAGGGCGAGCGCGACGGCCGCTGGATCCTGCTCGACTACCTGGACATCGTGGTGCACGTCCAGCACTCCGAGGAGCGCTCCTTCTACTCGCTCGACCGGCTCTGGAAGGACTGCCCCGAGCTGCCGCTGCCGGAGGACGCCCTGGCCTCCCGCAACCGTCCCGAGGCCCACACCGACGCGGCCGGCAACGCCGTCGCCCCGGCCGAGCAGGCCCCCGCGGACGACTTCGGCGCCGAGGACTACAGCTGA
- a CDS encoding histidine phosphatase family protein, translating into MSRDARGPRIVFWRHGQTSWNLESRFQGTTDIELTGQGVLQAQRAARLLAGLQPDLLISSDLQRARRTAEELARVTGLDVQHHEGLRETYAGSWQGLTNAEIRARYPEEYEAWAQGEPVRRGGGELSTEVADRSVPVVLEAADKLPENGTLVVVSHGGTIRTMLGRLLGLEPELWECFGGLSNCCWSVLGRGALGWRLLEHNAGTLPEPVIGDDT; encoded by the coding sequence CTGAGCCGGGACGCGCGGGGCCCGCGCATCGTCTTCTGGCGGCACGGCCAGACGTCCTGGAACCTTGAGTCGCGGTTCCAGGGCACCACGGACATCGAGCTGACCGGGCAGGGCGTGCTGCAGGCGCAGCGTGCCGCCCGGCTGCTCGCCGGCCTCCAGCCCGACTTGCTGATCTCCTCCGACCTCCAGCGGGCCCGGCGCACCGCCGAGGAGCTGGCCCGGGTCACCGGCCTGGACGTGCAGCACCACGAGGGGCTGCGGGAGACCTACGCGGGCTCCTGGCAGGGGCTCACCAACGCCGAGATCCGGGCCCGGTACCCGGAGGAGTACGAGGCCTGGGCGCAGGGCGAGCCGGTCCGGCGCGGCGGCGGTGAACTCTCCACGGAGGTCGCCGACCGCTCGGTGCCGGTGGTGCTCGAAGCGGCGGACAAGCTGCCCGAGAACGGCACGCTGGTCGTCGTCAGCCACGGGGGCACCATCCGGACCATGCTCGGGCGGCTGCTCGGCCTGGAGCCGGAGCTCTGGGAGTGCTTCGGCGGGCTGTCCAACTGCTGCTGGTCCGTGCTGGGCCGGGGCGCGCTCGGGTGGCGACTGCTGGAGCACAACGCCGGCACGCTGCCGGAGCCGGTGATCGGCGACGACACCTGA
- the nadD gene encoding nicotinate-nucleotide adenylyltransferase: MGEQTGNPGGPAPEKRRLGVMGGTFDPIHHGHLVAASEVASAFHLDEVIFVPTGQPWQKTDRHVTPAEDRYLMTVIATAENPQFSVSRIDIDREGPTYTVDTLRDLRALHPDADLFFITGADALAQILSWRDSEELFSLAHFIGCTRPGHTLSDAGLPVGGVSLVEVPALAISSTDCRNRVAKGEPVWYLVPDGVVRYIDKRALYAPHRT; this comes from the coding sequence ATGGGAGAGCAGACCGGGAACCCCGGCGGGCCGGCGCCGGAGAAGAGGCGCCTCGGTGTGATGGGTGGAACCTTCGACCCGATCCACCACGGACACCTCGTCGCCGCCAGTGAGGTCGCCAGCGCGTTCCACCTGGACGAGGTGATCTTCGTGCCGACCGGACAGCCCTGGCAGAAGACCGACCGCCACGTCACCCCGGCCGAGGACCGCTACCTGATGACGGTCATCGCCACCGCGGAGAACCCGCAGTTCTCGGTCAGTCGGATCGACATCGACCGCGAGGGCCCGACGTACACCGTCGACACCCTGCGCGACCTGCGCGCGCTGCACCCCGACGCCGACCTCTTCTTCATCACCGGCGCCGACGCGCTCGCCCAGATCCTCTCCTGGCGGGACTCCGAGGAGCTCTTCTCGCTCGCCCACTTCATCGGCTGCACCCGGCCGGGGCACACTCTGTCGGACGCCGGGCTTCCGGTGGGCGGGGTCTCCCTGGTGGAGGTCCCGGCGCTGGCCATCTCCTCCACGGACTGCCGCAACCGGGTCGCCAAGGGCGAACCGGTCTGGTACCTCGTCCCGGACGGCGTGGTCCGCTACATCGACAAGCGGGCGCTCTACGCGCCGCACCGGACCTGA